The Streptomyces europaeiscabiei genome window below encodes:
- a CDS encoding GNAT family N-acetyltransferase, with protein sequence MDHAAVLALFDRDMREGARPDGPGARIERVGKVVRQVGFENGWSGVVWSDLDEAGADAAITEQIRYYSGLGRDFEWKLYGHDLPVDLGQRLRDAGFTAAPEETLMIAEVADLSLDVEPPEGVRILPVTDREGVELVAEVHEKAFGRDSTRMRHQLLAHVSADPDTVMAVVALAGDEPVSAARMELLPGTRFAGLWGGGTVEGWRGRGVYRALVAHRARVAAERGYRYVQVDALAGSRPVLARLGFEPLTTTTPYEYAVASAATA encoded by the coding sequence ATGGATCACGCTGCTGTGCTGGCACTGTTCGACCGGGACATGAGGGAGGGCGCCCGCCCCGACGGTCCCGGAGCCCGGATCGAGCGCGTGGGCAAGGTGGTGCGTCAGGTCGGTTTCGAGAACGGCTGGAGCGGCGTCGTCTGGTCCGACCTGGACGAGGCGGGCGCCGACGCGGCGATCACCGAGCAGATCCGGTACTACTCCGGCCTGGGCCGCGACTTCGAGTGGAAGCTGTACGGCCACGATCTCCCTGTCGACCTGGGGCAACGCCTGCGCGACGCCGGGTTCACAGCCGCTCCGGAGGAGACGCTGATGATCGCGGAGGTCGCCGATCTGTCCCTCGACGTCGAGCCGCCCGAGGGCGTACGGATCCTGCCGGTCACCGACCGTGAGGGAGTGGAGCTCGTGGCGGAGGTCCATGAGAAGGCCTTCGGCAGGGACAGTACCCGTATGCGCCACCAGCTCCTGGCCCATGTCTCGGCGGACCCCGACACGGTGATGGCCGTGGTGGCCCTAGCCGGCGACGAACCGGTGAGTGCCGCACGCATGGAGTTGCTTCCCGGTACGCGCTTCGCCGGTCTGTGGGGCGGCGGCACCGTCGAGGGCTGGCGCGGCCGCGGTGTCTACCGGGCCCTCGTCGCCCACCGCGCACGCGTCGCCGCCGAACGCGGCTACCGCTATGTCCAGGTCGACGCGCTGGCCGGCAGCCGCCCGGTTCTGGCCCGCCTGGGCTTCGAGCCGCTCACGACGACCACGCCGTACGAGTACGCGGTGGCGAGCGCGGCGACCGCCTGA
- a CDS encoding acyltransferase family protein: MSEDVVQHTRPGPAAPPDQERARAKRVSRDPYFDNAKYLTIVLVACGHAWEPLTYGSRTATAAYLTVYAFHMPAFALISGYFSRSFDMAPGRLRRLMTGVVLPYVVFETAYTLFYRWAQDDPGYPLSLLDPWYVMWFLVALFIWRLTTPLWLMLRHPLPVALGLAMLAAVSPDLGGDVSIQRVLGFLPFFVLGLTLRAEHFERLRTRRVRLILLPVGLGAFVAAYRVAPWFDAGWFYHRGSVTGQGVSRWTGLLTTPALFCLAVLLTACFLAWVPRRQLWFTALGAGTMYGYLLHGFVIKWARFRDWYAVEWLHTPLGQLTVTAVAVGGITLLCTAPVRAALRCVVEPRMEWAFKKGDAAPPARTKDTTPPASTAERSPPAGGEETSPPAGTGNATPSPSRAPES; the protein is encoded by the coding sequence ATGTCCGAAGACGTGGTGCAGCACACCCGCCCCGGCCCCGCGGCCCCGCCCGACCAGGAGAGAGCGCGGGCGAAGCGGGTCTCGCGGGACCCCTACTTCGACAACGCGAAGTACCTCACCATCGTCCTGGTGGCCTGCGGCCACGCGTGGGAGCCGCTGACGTACGGCAGCCGGACCGCGACGGCCGCGTATCTGACCGTCTACGCGTTCCACATGCCGGCCTTCGCCCTGATCTCCGGATACTTCTCGCGGAGCTTCGACATGGCGCCCGGCCGGCTGAGGCGGCTGATGACGGGGGTGGTCCTGCCGTACGTCGTGTTCGAGACGGCGTACACGCTGTTCTACCGGTGGGCGCAGGACGACCCGGGATATCCGCTGAGCCTGCTGGACCCCTGGTACGTGATGTGGTTCCTGGTCGCGCTCTTCATCTGGCGGCTGACCACGCCCCTGTGGCTGATGCTGCGACACCCGCTGCCCGTCGCGCTGGGTCTGGCGATGCTGGCGGCGGTCTCACCGGATCTCGGGGGCGACGTCTCCATCCAGCGCGTGCTGGGCTTCCTGCCGTTCTTCGTGCTGGGTCTCACCCTGCGGGCCGAGCACTTCGAGCGGCTGCGGACCCGCCGGGTACGCCTGATCCTGCTCCCGGTCGGTCTGGGGGCGTTCGTGGCGGCGTACCGGGTGGCGCCCTGGTTCGACGCGGGCTGGTTCTACCACCGGGGCAGCGTCACCGGCCAGGGCGTGTCCCGTTGGACGGGTCTGCTGACCACGCCCGCCCTCTTCTGTCTGGCGGTGCTGCTGACGGCCTGCTTCCTGGCCTGGGTGCCGCGTCGGCAGCTGTGGTTCACGGCGCTGGGCGCGGGCACGATGTACGGCTATCTGCTGCACGGCTTCGTGATCAAGTGGGCGCGCTTCCGGGACTGGTACGCCGTGGAGTGGCTGCACACCCCGCTCGGGCAGCTCACGGTGACGGCCGTGGCGGTCGGCGGTATCACTCTCCTGTGCACCGCGCCCGTGCGGGCCGCGCTCCGCTGTGTCGTCGAACCACGCATGGAGTGGGCGTTCAAGAAGGGCGACGCCGCCCCGCCGGCCAGGACCAAGGACACCACTCCCCCGGCGAGCACGGCGGAGAGGTCTCCCCCGGCCGGGGGAGAGGAGACCTCTCCCCCGGCAGGGACGGGCAACGCCACCCCGTCGCCTAGCCGAGCTCCAGAGTCGTGA
- a CDS encoding nucleoside deaminase, producing MVNDSELVYLRRCVELATEALETGDEPFASVLVGGDGTVLAEDHNRVAGGDRTRHPEFELARWSASRLTARERAAATVYTSGEHCPMCAAAHAWVGLGRIVYVASSEQLASWLSELGVAAPPVRTLPVRDIAPGVTVEGPVPELVGEVRALHRRFHAKTVGAVADDD from the coding sequence ATGGTGAACGACTCCGAACTGGTGTACCTGCGACGCTGTGTGGAGCTCGCGACCGAGGCGCTGGAGACCGGCGACGAGCCGTTCGCTTCGGTCCTGGTCGGTGGTGACGGCACGGTGCTGGCCGAGGACCACAACCGGGTGGCCGGCGGCGACCGCACCCGTCACCCGGAGTTCGAGCTGGCCCGCTGGTCGGCCTCCCGGCTCACTGCGCGGGAGCGCGCGGCGGCGACCGTGTACACCTCGGGCGAGCACTGTCCGATGTGCGCGGCCGCCCACGCCTGGGTGGGCCTCGGCCGTATCGTGTACGTCGCTTCGTCCGAGCAACTCGCCTCCTGGCTCAGTGAGTTGGGAGTAGCCGCGCCGCCTGTGCGGACACTGCCGGTGCGCGACATCGCGCCCGGGGTGACCGTCGAGGGGCCGGTGCCGGAGCTGGTCGGGGAGGTACGGGCCCTGCATCGTCGATTCCACGCCAAGACCGTCGGCGCCGTCGCCGACGATGACTGA
- a CDS encoding alpha/beta hydrolase, with protein sequence MRSTHRRRPLAGATVAVLALLGAGLPTTVAGADKKQDDTQADLTRFYRQKIKWSKCEGTEMPKDLRCGKVTVPLDYTRPKAGTLDLAMARYRGTGDPRGSLLLNFGGPGGPGVPELAYGGADFMDLTNAYDLVSFDPRGVGRSSPVSCGDGTDEALEATDDGDDANNPQTALKQLRRAAAACRKNSGPVLPYIGTLNASRDLDVMRAALGDKKLNYLGFSYGTRLGAVYAAQFPEKVGRMVLDGVDTLTEPLSEQGLVGAAGQQTALEDYLDACTEELTCPFGQDSRSAREQVVALVHSLDEYPVPSDFGQDFTGQDLVGAISHALYSEQMWPLLTQALNMLVHDGDTRGVIALTGGGFAPPSVPYRSPSAPSRPHEPSEPSTSGTPTPHAGLVDVEKVPLDNLPAALMAINCADDPDRPTAKKITDNLEDLRAAYEEASPVFGPYRLAQVLMCYGRPAGTDFIRDEVRDVDTPKMLLVGTRGDPATPYRWTVETAKRLGSSAVVLDNKGKGHTGYGSSKCVNEKVDDFLLFGTLPDHGSSCGADD encoded by the coding sequence ATGCGGTCCACGCACAGACGGCGCCCGCTCGCCGGAGCCACGGTCGCGGTGCTGGCCCTGCTGGGGGCCGGGCTGCCGACCACGGTGGCGGGCGCCGACAAGAAGCAGGACGACACGCAGGCCGATCTGACCCGCTTCTACCGCCAGAAGATCAAGTGGTCGAAGTGCGAGGGCACGGAGATGCCCAAGGATCTGCGGTGCGGCAAGGTCACCGTGCCGCTCGACTACACCCGGCCCAAGGCCGGCACCCTCGACCTGGCCATGGCCCGCTACCGGGGCACCGGCGACCCGCGCGGCTCGCTGCTGCTGAACTTCGGCGGCCCCGGCGGCCCGGGGGTCCCCGAGCTCGCCTACGGCGGCGCGGACTTCATGGACCTCACCAACGCCTACGACCTGGTCTCCTTCGATCCGCGCGGCGTGGGCCGCTCCTCCCCCGTGAGCTGCGGCGACGGCACCGACGAGGCACTGGAGGCGACCGACGACGGGGACGACGCGAACAACCCGCAGACCGCGCTCAAGCAGCTGCGGCGGGCCGCCGCCGCGTGCAGGAAGAACTCCGGCCCCGTGCTCCCGTACATAGGCACCCTCAACGCCTCACGCGACCTGGACGTGATGCGCGCCGCCCTGGGGGACAAGAAACTCAACTACCTCGGCTTCTCCTACGGGACCCGGCTCGGCGCGGTGTACGCGGCGCAGTTCCCCGAGAAGGTGGGCCGGATGGTCCTCGACGGGGTGGACACCCTCACCGAACCGCTGAGCGAGCAGGGTCTGGTGGGTGCCGCGGGCCAGCAGACCGCGCTGGAGGACTACCTCGACGCATGCACCGAGGAGCTGACGTGCCCGTTCGGACAGGACTCCCGCTCGGCCCGTGAGCAGGTCGTCGCGCTGGTCCACTCGCTGGACGAGTACCCCGTGCCGTCGGACTTCGGGCAGGACTTCACGGGCCAGGACCTGGTGGGCGCCATCAGTCACGCCCTCTACAGCGAACAGATGTGGCCCCTGCTCACGCAGGCGCTCAACATGCTCGTCCACGACGGCGACACCCGGGGCGTCATCGCGCTCACGGGCGGCGGCTTCGCCCCGCCGAGCGTCCCGTACCGCTCCCCCTCGGCCCCCTCCCGCCCGCACGAGCCTTCCGAGCCCAGTACGTCCGGCACACCGACTCCGCACGCCGGCCTCGTCGACGTCGAGAAGGTCCCGCTGGACAACCTTCCCGCCGCGCTCATGGCGATCAACTGCGCCGACGACCCCGACCGGCCCACCGCCAAGAAGATCACCGACAACCTGGAGGACCTGCGCGCGGCCTACGAGGAGGCCTCCCCCGTGTTCGGTCCGTACCGGCTCGCCCAGGTGCTGATGTGCTACGGCCGTCCGGCGGGCACCGACTTCATCCGCGACGAGGTGCGGGACGTCGACACTCCGAAGATGCTGCTCGTGGGCACCCGGGGCGACCCGGCCACCCCCTACCGCTGGACCGTGGAGACGGCGAAGCGGCTCGGCTCCTCGGCCGTCGTCCTCGACAACAAGGGCAAGGGGCACACCGGGTACGGATCGTCGAAGTGCGTGAACGAGAAGGTCGACGACTTTCTGCTGTTCGGAACGCTGCCGGACCACGGAAGTTCCTGCGGAGCCGACGATTGA
- a CDS encoding GNAT family N-acetyltransferase yields MTSPGHQDLVVTRATLDDWAVVARWAGDEGWNPGLSDRECFFAQDPEGFFIGRIDGEPVSSVSVVTYGDDYAFLGFYLVRPDVRGHGHGLTTWKTALAHAGDRTVGLDGVVAQQDNYRQSGFGPAHRTFRYSGVVSGAAVPDGVRPVEDPASLTAYDNACHPADRPRFLEHWLTADGHRALARVVDGRLTGYGVIRPGRDALRIGPLFADTAADARALFAGLAAEAAGRELAIDVPEPNRAAVALVEEYGLTPSFETARMYTGPIRPHAAERVFGVTTLELG; encoded by the coding sequence ATGACCTCTCCGGGGCATCAGGACCTCGTCGTCACCCGGGCCACGCTCGACGACTGGGCGGTGGTCGCCCGATGGGCGGGGGACGAGGGCTGGAACCCGGGGCTCTCGGACCGGGAGTGCTTCTTCGCGCAGGACCCCGAGGGCTTCTTCATCGGCCGGATCGACGGGGAACCGGTCTCGTCCGTCTCCGTCGTCACCTACGGCGACGACTACGCCTTCCTCGGCTTCTACCTGGTCCGCCCGGATGTGCGCGGCCATGGCCACGGCCTCACCACCTGGAAGACCGCACTCGCTCACGCCGGCGACCGCACCGTCGGCCTCGACGGTGTGGTCGCCCAGCAGGACAACTACCGGCAGTCCGGTTTCGGGCCCGCCCATCGCACCTTCCGGTACTCGGGCGTCGTGTCCGGTGCGGCCGTGCCCGACGGTGTCCGGCCCGTCGAGGACCCCGCGTCCCTCACGGCGTACGACAACGCCTGCCACCCGGCCGACCGCCCCCGCTTCCTGGAGCACTGGCTGACCGCCGACGGACATCGGGCCCTCGCGCGGGTCGTCGACGGGCGGCTCACCGGCTACGGCGTCATCCGCCCCGGCCGGGACGCCCTGCGGATCGGCCCCCTGTTCGCCGACACCGCCGCGGACGCCCGCGCGCTCTTCGCCGGACTGGCCGCCGAGGCCGCGGGCCGCGAGCTGGCCATCGACGTGCCGGAGCCGAACAGGGCCGCCGTCGCGCTGGTCGAGGAGTACGGGCTCACACCGTCCTTCGAGACGGCCCGCATGTACACCGGCCCGATCCGGCCGCACGCGGCGGAGCGCGTCTTCGGCGTCACGACTCTGGAGCTCGGCTAG
- a CDS encoding DUF4232 domain-containing protein, producing MRIRSFLTGSTVAAAGAALLLAAAPQGLAAQPAAPAAKTPVCKAKVLKLGAKQSKDARVVHISVKNTGTRTCTIDRLPVVTFGDLDGAALPVPSGESGPYKVGAGKTVYAAVRTIADLKDPEARRVGTITVSANPNLNGRTFTAKQLGSSKKIKVWEPVTTWWKPSKAAADKALENEVG from the coding sequence ATGCGTATTCGTTCCTTCCTCACCGGCTCGACCGTGGCCGCCGCCGGCGCCGCGCTGCTCCTCGCCGCCGCCCCGCAGGGTCTGGCCGCCCAGCCCGCCGCACCCGCCGCGAAGACCCCGGTCTGCAAGGCGAAGGTCCTCAAGCTGGGGGCCAAGCAGTCGAAGGACGCGCGGGTCGTGCACATCAGCGTCAAGAACACCGGCACCCGCACCTGCACGATCGACCGCCTTCCCGTCGTCACCTTCGGCGACCTCGACGGGGCGGCCCTGCCGGTGCCCTCGGGCGAGAGCGGTCCGTACAAGGTCGGCGCGGGCAAGACGGTCTACGCGGCGGTCCGTACGATCGCCGACCTCAAGGACCCCGAGGCGCGTCGCGTCGGCACGATCACCGTGTCGGCCAATCCCAACCTCAACGGCCGGACGTTCACCGCGAAGCAGCTGGGTTCGAGCAAGAAGATCAAGGTCTGGGAGCCGGTGACGACCTGGTGGAAGCCGTCCAAGGCCGCCGCCGACAAGGCGCTGGAGAACGAAGTCGGCTGA
- a CDS encoding PP2C family protein-serine/threonine phosphatase: MPSHLSADRPAAQPPQRGTVDALISQTRRLRGDVDAVRRDAPADEEDPEVRWQRALCDLALHQLSDLDDHLAQLRDGPALPPAPAPTAGPPVAQPPKPRPASLLSRVGSAEWNLLTDEASWSGELYQILGRDPAAPPLTLDELPSLVLDEDRPKLTAMVTDCLIDAKRIDGEFRIVLPDGGTRTVHMMGEPVLDDDGGTASMWAVLRDVSELRRSQRAESETRDSLHRQRHIAQTEHRIAVELQEAVLPPWRGSLRLPQQGPEKLDLAAHYLPCSTSALIGGDWYDALELPDGESLLSVGDLTGHGVTVTSGMAMLIGALRGMAMAGTEPGRLMACLNQLLDTTVQPALGSAVCCRYRPATRTLVWAQAGHPAPLLFRDGTGRVLTSPDGVLLGATSGAVYGQAEVTLEQGDLLLLHTDGLVPRRGGEAAVQRLLDLAPRFGEARTAQECVRTVVEEFGEAERADDACVLVARVSS, encoded by the coding sequence ATGCCGTCCCATCTCTCTGCGGATCGCCCCGCCGCCCAGCCGCCCCAGCGGGGCACGGTCGACGCGCTCATCTCGCAGACGCGGCGGCTGCGTGGCGACGTGGACGCCGTCCGGCGCGACGCGCCCGCCGACGAAGAGGACCCCGAGGTCCGCTGGCAGCGGGCACTCTGCGATCTGGCGCTGCACCAACTCAGCGACCTCGACGACCACTTGGCCCAGCTGCGGGACGGCCCGGCCCTGCCGCCGGCCCCCGCGCCCACGGCGGGCCCCCCGGTCGCGCAACCCCCCAAGCCCCGGCCGGCCTCACTGCTCAGCCGGGTCGGCAGCGCCGAGTGGAACCTGCTGACGGACGAGGCCAGCTGGTCCGGGGAGCTGTATCAGATCCTCGGCCGCGACCCGGCCGCGCCGCCACTCACCCTCGACGAACTGCCGTCGCTGGTGCTCGACGAGGACCGGCCGAAGCTGACCGCGATGGTCACGGACTGTCTGATCGACGCCAAGCGCATCGACGGGGAGTTCCGCATCGTGCTCCCCGACGGCGGGACGCGCACCGTGCACATGATGGGCGAGCCCGTGCTCGACGACGACGGCGGCACGGCCTCGATGTGGGCCGTCCTGCGCGACGTCAGCGAACTGCGGCGCAGCCAGCGGGCGGAGAGCGAGACCCGTGACTCGCTGCACCGCCAGCGGCACATCGCGCAGACCGAGCACCGGATCGCGGTCGAGCTGCAGGAGGCCGTGCTGCCGCCTTGGCGCGGCTCCCTGCGGCTCCCGCAACAGGGCCCCGAGAAACTGGACCTGGCGGCCCACTATCTGCCCTGTTCGACCAGCGCGCTGATCGGTGGCGACTGGTACGACGCCCTCGAACTGCCGGACGGTGAAAGCCTGTTGAGCGTCGGTGACCTCACCGGGCACGGCGTCACCGTCACCTCGGGCATGGCCATGCTGATCGGCGCGCTGCGCGGTATGGCGATGGCGGGCACCGAGCCGGGCCGGCTGATGGCCTGCCTCAACCAGTTACTGGACACCACCGTGCAACCGGCCCTCGGCAGCGCCGTCTGCTGCCGCTACCGGCCGGCGACCCGCACCCTCGTGTGGGCGCAGGCAGGGCACCCCGCCCCGCTGCTGTTCCGCGACGGGACGGGGCGCGTGCTGACATCGCCGGACGGCGTCCTGCTGGGAGCGACCTCGGGTGCCGTGTACGGGCAGGCCGAAGTGACGCTCGAACAGGGCGACCTGCTGCTCCTGCACACCGATGGACTGGTCCCCCGGCGGGGAGGAGAGGCAGCCGTGCAGCGGCTGTTGGACCTGGCCCCACGGTTCGGCGAGGCGCGTACGGCCCAGGAGTGTGTACGGACGGTGGTGGAGGAGTTCGGCGAGGCGGAGCGGGCGGACGACGCCTGCGTGCTTGTCGCCAGGGTCAGCTCCTGA
- a CDS encoding SsgA family sporulation/cell division regulator, which translates to MTVTLEQPARALLVTAEDREVPVPASLRYSSDDPLAVHLDFPADISLNGSMVTWTFSRDLLEKGVQAPAGAGDVQIWPCGRFRTVVELHSPYGTALLRFEKAALQRFLLRSYAVVAAGREELGPALDRGLTSLLGGV; encoded by the coding sequence ATGACCGTCACGCTGGAACAGCCCGCCCGCGCGCTCCTCGTCACCGCCGAGGACCGGGAGGTCCCGGTGCCCGCGAGCCTGCGCTATTCCTCCGACGATCCGCTGGCCGTGCACCTCGACTTCCCGGCCGACATCTCCCTCAACGGTTCGATGGTGACCTGGACCTTCTCCCGTGACCTGCTGGAGAAGGGGGTGCAGGCGCCCGCCGGCGCCGGCGACGTGCAGATCTGGCCCTGCGGCCGCTTCCGCACGGTTGTCGAACTGCACTCCCCGTACGGCACGGCCCTGCTCCGGTTCGAGAAGGCGGCCCTCCAGCGCTTCCTGCTGCGCAGCTACGCCGTCGTCGCCGCTGGAAGAGAGGAGCTGGGCCCGGCGCTCGACCGGGGCCTGACGTCGCTTCTCGGCGGTGTCTGA
- a CDS encoding GNAT family N-acetyltransferase, with translation MPPRVTQLIDPAATSSSHRLAWLASRADGVPLGSAFLRLFTKEGQTHLAELDVAVHPAERRQGVGTALLDAAVGSARAERRRALLAQAEQGSPGDAFLAARGFRQVLTLTYARLELAGIDPDHFTRILEQPRPGYHLTSWTGVVPADLARSYAASRRAMDDMPMGDTDYGTVVWDVERVVAAAEAIARRGDRLYTVAAVHTSSGAVVGFSELVLPGDEKSDGKGDGQHYGTAVLPEHRGHGLGLWMKAKAVLHAHGLAPALALLTDTAEHNIPMRQVNDALGYRPTHTSLEYQLDL, from the coding sequence TTGCCCCCGCGCGTCACCCAGCTCATCGACCCCGCCGCCACTTCGTCGAGCCACCGTCTGGCCTGGCTCGCGTCCCGGGCGGACGGCGTCCCCCTCGGTTCCGCATTCCTGCGGCTGTTCACCAAGGAGGGGCAGACGCATCTGGCAGAGCTGGACGTCGCCGTGCACCCGGCCGAGCGACGGCAGGGCGTCGGGACCGCGCTGCTCGACGCGGCGGTCGGCTCGGCACGCGCCGAGCGGCGCCGCGCGCTCCTCGCACAGGCCGAACAGGGCTCCCCCGGCGACGCGTTCCTCGCGGCACGCGGCTTCCGCCAAGTGCTGACGTTGACGTACGCCCGGCTCGAACTCGCCGGGATCGACCCCGACCACTTCACGCGGATCCTCGAACAGCCCCGTCCGGGTTACCACTTGACGAGCTGGACGGGCGTCGTGCCGGCCGACCTCGCGCGGAGCTACGCCGCGTCGCGCCGCGCGATGGACGACATGCCGATGGGCGACACCGACTACGGGACCGTGGTCTGGGACGTCGAGCGGGTCGTCGCGGCCGCCGAGGCCATCGCGAGGCGCGGCGACCGGCTGTACACGGTGGCCGCGGTGCACACGTCGAGCGGTGCCGTCGTCGGCTTCTCGGAGCTCGTCCTGCCGGGTGACGAAAAGAGCGACGGCAAGGGCGACGGGCAGCACTACGGTACGGCCGTACTGCCCGAGCACCGGGGGCACGGGCTGGGCCTGTGGATGAAGGCGAAAGCCGTCCTCCACGCCCACGGCCTGGCTCCGGCGCTGGCCCTGCTCACCGACACCGCCGAGCACAACATCCCGATGCGCCAGGTCAACGACGCGCTCGGTTACCGGCCCACGCACACGTCCCTCGAATACCAGCTGGACCTGTGA
- a CDS encoding baeRF3 domain-containing protein, translating to MEHALSSATLTELRRPRPYPAVSVLTPTHRREPENAQDPVRLRNVVAEAKKRLERDPAVTRERRNDVVRQLDQALAEVDLTHAEDGLVIFAAPGEHRVWSLARPVPERVVLSDTFLTRNLVAAQAAERPFWVLSVSSDRVTLWNGAGDRVTEAHTGGFPLTRERDNFDAERQERTGDLPSTFRDEDTRHFLRDADTALARVLRAQQGPLYVTGETAALSLLDEIGTVTKDAIHIPHGGLAHGTPDAVWQAVRPLVAAEDRRNVDTVARQLETARGHKAFAGSVDEIWQNAQQGRIQLLAVEENYRTVVRADGDSGGGGGGHLVPAESGDLHVREDIVDEIVERCLDTGAEVRFVPDGTLGDARGIAGVLRY from the coding sequence ATGGAGCATGCCCTCAGTTCCGCGACCCTCACCGAACTGCGCCGCCCGCGGCCCTACCCCGCGGTGTCGGTGCTGACACCGACCCACCGCAGGGAACCCGAGAACGCCCAGGATCCGGTCCGGCTGCGCAATGTGGTGGCCGAGGCGAAGAAGCGACTGGAGCGTGACCCCGCGGTCACCCGGGAACGGCGCAACGACGTCGTCCGACAGCTGGACCAGGCGCTGGCCGAGGTGGACCTGACACACGCCGAGGACGGACTGGTGATCTTCGCGGCCCCCGGTGAGCACCGGGTCTGGTCGCTGGCCCGTCCGGTACCGGAGCGTGTGGTGCTCTCGGACACCTTCCTCACCCGGAACCTGGTGGCCGCGCAGGCCGCCGAGCGGCCGTTCTGGGTGCTCTCGGTCTCCTCCGACCGGGTCACCCTGTGGAACGGCGCCGGCGACCGCGTCACCGAGGCGCACACGGGCGGATTCCCGCTGACCAGGGAGCGCGACAACTTCGACGCCGAACGCCAGGAGCGGACCGGCGACCTGCCGTCCACCTTCCGCGACGAGGACACCCGCCACTTCCTGCGCGACGCCGACACCGCGCTGGCCCGGGTGCTGCGCGCGCAGCAAGGGCCCCTCTATGTCACCGGGGAGACGGCGGCACTGTCCCTGCTCGACGAGATCGGCACGGTGACCAAGGACGCCATCCACATCCCGCACGGCGGTCTGGCGCACGGCACCCCGGACGCCGTGTGGCAGGCGGTCCGGCCCCTGGTCGCCGCCGAGGACCGCCGGAACGTCGACACCGTGGCCCGGCAGCTCGAAACGGCGCGCGGCCACAAGGCGTTCGCGGGCAGCGTCGACGAGATCTGGCAGAACGCGCAGCAGGGCCGCATCCAGCTCCTGGCCGTCGAGGAGAACTACCGGACGGTGGTCCGGGCCGACGGTGACAGCGGGGGCGGAGGGGGCGGCCACCTCGTGCCGGCCGAGAGCGGCGACCTCCACGTCCGCGAGGACATCGTGGACGAGATCGTCGAACGGTGTCTGGACACCGGCGCCGAGGTCCGCTTCGTCCCCGACGGCACACTCGGCGACGCCCGGGGCATCGCGGGCGTCCTGCGCTACTGA